The sequence below is a genomic window from Cedecea neteri.
CCGTAAAGTCGACATCAAACCTTTTGCTATTCAGGGCTTGCCAACCTCGATTCAGCCGACGCAGTTACTGACCGAAACGCTGAATGAGCGTCAGGCTCGCGTACTCAGCCTGCAGGAGCTGAAAGACAAAGTTGAAGCCATTGAAGGCGTGCAGTTCAAGCAGTTCAACTCCATCACCGACTACCACTCGCTGATGTTCGATCTGGGCATTGTTGCCCGCCGCCTGCGCAGTGCCGCAGACCGTAGCAAATACTATCGCCTGATTGAAGCCTCGCTGTACGGCGGTATTTCCAGCGCGATCACCCGTTCCCTGCGTGATTACCTGCTGCCGGAAAATGGCGGCGTGCGTAAAGCCTTCCAGGACATGGAAGCGGCGTTGCGTGAAAACCGCATGACGCTGGAAGCGATTCGCGTCACCCAGTCCGACCGTGATTTGTTTAAGCACTTAATCTCGGAAGCGACTGACTACGTGGCGGCGGACTACATGCGCCACGCCAACGAACGACGTATCCACCTGGATAAAGCGCTGGAATTTCGTCGCGAGCTGCTGGTCAGCCGCCAACAGCTGGCCGCCGAACAGTATAAGCACGTTGATATGGCGCGCGAGCTGGGCGAACACAGCGGCGCGGAAGGCGATCTGGAAACGGATTACCAGGCCGCAAGCGATCACCTGAACCTGGTGCAAACGGCGATTCGCCAGCAGGAAAAGATCGAGCGCTACGAAGCTGACCTCGACGAGCTGCAAATTCGTCTTGAAGAGCAAAACGAAATCGTTGCCGAAGCGCACGAGCAGCAGGAAGAAAACGAAGCCCGGGCCGAAGCCGCCGAGCTGGAAGTGGATGAACTGAAAAGCCAGCTTGCCGATTATCAGCAGGCGCTGGACGTGCAGCAGACCCGTGCGATTCAGTATCAGCAGGCGCTACAGGCGCTGGAGCGTGCTCGTGAGCTTTGCCATCTGCCGGATTTAACCGCCGACAGCGCCGATGAATGGCTGGACACTTTCAAAGCGAAAGAGATCGAGGCAACCGACAAACTGCTGTCGCTCGAACAGAAAATGAGCGTGGCTCAGGCGGCGCATAGTCAGTTCGAACATGCTTACCAACTGGTGACCGCGATCAGTGGCCCGGTGAGTCGTAGCGAAGCCTGGGACACCGCGCGTGAATTACTGCGCGACAGCAGCAACCAGCGCCATCTGGCCGAGCAGGTTCAGCCGCTGCGTATGCGCCTCAACGAGCTGGAACAGCGTCTGCGTGAACAGCAGGAAGCCGAGCGTTTACTCGCTGACTTCTGTAAACGCCAGGGCAAACAGTTCGATCCGGAAGAGCTTGAGGCGCTGCATGAGGAACTGGAAGAGCGCATCGGCGCGCTGCAGCAAACCGTAGCCGAAGCAAGCGAACAGCGCATGGCGCTGCGTCAGGAGCTGGAACAGATTCAGGCCAGCATCAAAACGCTGAACCTGCGCGCGCCAAGATGGATTGCGGCGCAAACCAGCCTGACTCAGCTGTGCGAGCAAAGCGGCGAGCAATTCGAAGCCAGCCAGCAGGTGACTGAGTACATGCAGCAACTGCTGGAACGCGAGCGCGAATCCACCGTTGAGCGTGACGAAGTCGGGTCGCGTAAACGAGCCGTAGATGACGAAATCGAACGCCTCAGCCAGCCTGGTGGTGCCGAAGATCCGCGCCTCAACGCGCTGGCCGAACGTTTTGGCGGCGTGCTGCTGTCTGAAATTTATGACGATATCGGTCTCGAAGATGCGCCTTACTTCTCCGCGTTGTATGGCCCATCCCGTCACGCCATCGTGGTGCCCGATCTTTCGCTGGTGCGCGAGCAGCTTGAAAATCTGGAAGATTGCCCGGAAGACTTGTACCTGATTGAAGGGGACCCGTCTTCGTTCGATGACAGCGTCTTCACCGTTGAAGAGATGGACGCGGCGGTGCTCGTCAAAACCGCTGAACGCCAGTGGCGCTATTCGCGTCTGCCGGAGCTGCCGCTGTTTGGCCGTGCCGCGCGTGAAAACCGCCTTGAAGCCCTGCATAACGAACGTGAGTCACTGGCCGAGCGCTTCGCGACGCTTTCTTTCGATGTGCAAAAAAACCAGCGCCTGCACCAGTCGTTTAGCCGCTTTATCGGCCAGCATTTGGGCGTGGCGTTTGAAGACGATCCTGAGGCGGAAATTCGCCACCTCAACAGCCGCCGCGGTGAGATTGAGCGGGCGATCAACAACCACGAAAATGACAATCAGCAGCAGCGCCAGCAGTTTGAACAGGCAAAAGAGGGCGTGGCCCAGCTTAACCGCCTGCTGCCGCGTATTAGCCTGCTGAGTGACGAAACGCTGGCCGATCGCTGCGATGAAATCCAGGAACGCCTGGATGAAGCCGAAGAGTCAGCTCGCTTTATTCACCAGCACGGCAACCAGTTGATCAAGCTGGAAGGCGTTGCTAGCGTGCTACAGAGCGACCCTGAACAGTTCGAGCAGCTCAAAGACGACTACGCTCATGCGCAGCAAATACAGCGTGATGCCCGCCAGCGCGCGTTTGCGCTGACCGAAGTTGTGCAGCGCCGCGCCCACTTTAGCTACAGCGATTCTGCCGCCATGCTGGACGGTAACAGCGATCTGAATGAGAAGCTGCGCCAGCGTCTGGAACAGGCTGAAGTGGAGCGCACGCGCTCCCGCGAAGCGCTGCGTCAGCATGCCCAGCAGCTGGGTCAATACAACCAGCTTCTGGCGTCGCTGAAAAGTTCGTTTGATACCAAAAAAGAGCTGCTGACGGATCTGCATAAAGAGCTGCAGGATATCGGCGTTCGCGCGGATACCGGGGCTGAAGAAAGAGCGCGTGCGCGCCGCGATGAGCTGCATACCGCGCTCAGCAACAACCGCTCGCGCCGTAACCAGCTTGAGAAGCAGCTGACTTACTGCGAAGCAGAGATGAACAACCTGACCCGCAAGCTGAAGCAGCTGGAGCGTAATTACTTTGAAATGCGCGAGCAGGTTGTGACGGCGAAAGCAGGCTGGTGCGCTGTCATGCGTATGGTGAAAGACAACGGCGTTGAGCGTCGTCTGCACCGCCGTGAACTGGCTTATCTCTCCGGGGACGATCTGCGCTCCATGTCGGATAAGGCGTTGGGTGCGCTGCGTCTGGCGGTGGCCGACAACGAACATCTGCGCGATGTACTGCGTCTGTCGGAAGATCCGAAGCGTCCTGAGCGCAAGATTCAGTTCTTCGTCGCGGTTTATCAGCATCTGCGCGAGCGTATTCGCCAGGACATCATTCGTACCGACGATCCGGTTGAAGCCATCGAGCAGATGGAAATCGAACTGAGTCGCCTGACGGAAGAGCTGACGTCGCGCGAGCAGAAACTGGCGATCAGCTCCCGTAGCGTGGCGAACATTATTCGCAAGACGATCCAGCGCGAGCAGAACCGTATTCGCATGCTCAACCAGGGTCTGCAAAGTGTCTCCTTCGGCCAGGTGAAGAGCGTTCGTTTGAACGTCAACGTGCGCGAGGCTCACGCAACGCTGCTGAACGTACTTTCCGAGCAGCATGAGCAGCATCAGGATTTGTTTAACAGCAATCGCCTGACCTTCTCCGAAGCGCTGGCGAAGCTGTATCAGCGCCTTAACCCGCAGATCGACATGGGCCAGCGCACGCCGCAGACCATCGGCGAAGAGCTGCTGGATTACCGCAACTATCTGGAAATGGAAGTTGAGGTAAACCGCGGTTCAGACGGCTGGCTGCGTGCAGAAAGTGGGGCGCTGTCCACCGGGGAAGCTATCGGTACCGGGATGTCTATCCTGGTGATGGTTGTTCAGAGCTGGGAAGATGAGTCGCAGCGCCTGCGTGGGAAAGATATTTCCCCTTGCCGCCTGCTGTTCCTGGACGAAGCGGCGCGACTGGATGCCAAGTCCATCGCCACGCTGTTTGAGCTGTGTGAACGTCTGGAAATGCAGTTAATTATTGCGGCTCCAGAGAACATCAGCCCGGAAAAAGGGACTACCTATAAGCTGGTGCGTAAGGTCTTCCAGAACAGCGAGCACGTTCACGTTGTTGGCCTGCGTGGCTTTGCGGCCCCGGCGCTGCCAGAGCCGCAACAGGGTTCGGAAACGGCGGACGCCTCGTAAACCAGCGATACTGGATGCGATATTATCAAGCGGGCTACGGCCCGCTTTTTCTTTGTCGCGAACAGTCTTAATCTTTAATTTTCTTTACATTTTGTCAGGCAAATGGTTTTTACTGTTTATATACTAGTGGTGAATACTTCCCGCCTTTGACGGTGAGCACAGTAATAAACAGGGGGCAAGGGATGTTGCTTAGAAAAGTTAAAGATTTTCGATTATCGGCAGTCGGTTACTGCCTGGCGCTCAGTTTCGCTCCGCTGTTTGTGGCCCAGGCCGACGAGCCTGCCGTCGTTCCCTCCGACAGTTCTGCTTTCCAGACCGATCGGCCCACGGAACTCAATCAGCCTTTGGCGCAGTCTACGGCAACGGCCACGATGGCCGGGACTTTGCCAACAAACACCTCCACGATGTCGGCGGCACAGAGCCGGTCGCAGCTTATTGCGGGCCTGCCTGCGGGTTACACGCCAGTGTATCTCAACGCCCTGTCGGCCTTCTACGCCGCGCGCGACATGAAGCCGATGTGGGAAAACCGTGATGCGGTTAAAGCCTTTCAGCAACAGCTGGCGGAAGTGGCCATTGCCGGAATACAGCCGCAGTTTAACCAGTGGGTTGAGCTGTTGACCGATCCCGCAGTGACCGGTATGGCGCGCGATGTGGTGCTTTCCGACGCCATGATGGGTTACCTGCAGTTCGTTTCGGGGATCCCGATTGACGGCAATCGCTGGCTTTATAGCAGCACGCCTTACAAGTTAAAAACGCCGCCCCTGTCTGTGATTAACCAGTGGCAGGTAGCCGTTGATCAGGGTTCTCTGGTGAACTTTATCGACAGCCTTGCGCCTCAGCATCCGCAGTATGCGCAGTTGCATCAGTCCCTGATTCACCTGTTGGGTGATACCCGCCCGTGGCCGCAGATGGCCGGTAAAGAGACCTTGAGACCAGGGCAGTGGAGCAACGACGTGGGGGCGCTGAGAGAAATTCTTGCCCGAACCGGAATGCTTCAGGACAAGCCATCGGGCGTGACCAGCGTGGGTGATGTCACCATAAGCCCGTCAGCGATTAACGTCGAAGACGCGTCTCCTCAGACTGGCAAGAAAAAATCTCAGGGTGCTGCCCGCGGCGTTTATAGTCGCGATCTGGTCGATGGCGTGAAACGCTTCCAGCAATGGCAAGGGCTAGGCTCGGATGGTGCGATTGGCCAACTGACGCGCGACTGGCTTAACGTCACACCTCAGCAGCGTGCGGCCCTGGTGGCATTGAATATTCAGCGCTTGCGTCTGCTGCCGGATAAACTCGAAACCGGCATTATGGTGAACATTCCTAACTATTCGCTGGTGTATTACCTGAACGGTAATGAAGCGCTGGCTTCTCGCGTTATCGTTGGGCGCCCGGATCGTAAAACTCCGATGATGAGTAGCGCGCTGAACAACGTTGTGGTTAACCCGCCGTGGAACGTGCCGCCGACGCTGGCGCGAAAAGATATTTTACCCAAGGTTCGCCAGAATCCGGGTTACCTGGAGCAGCACGGCTATAGCGTGATTCGCGGCTGGAGCAACAATGCGGAGATGATCGATCCGTGGCGCGTAGACTGGTCGACGATCACCGAGAATAATCTGCCGTTCCGCTTCCAGCAGAAGCCCGGCACGCAGAACTCGCTTGGACGCTACAAGTTCAATATGCCGAGTTCCGACGCCATCTACCTGCATGACACGCCCAATCATAACCTCTTCCAGAAGGATGCCAGGGCGCTGAGTTCAGGCTGTGTACGCGTCAACAAGGCGTCTGAGCTGGCAAATATGCTGTTGCAGGATGCCGGATGGAATGATTCCCGTATATCCAGTACCTTGCAGGAAGGAAACACTAAGTACGTCAATATCCGCCATAATATTCCGGTTAATCTTTACTATCTGACCGCTTTTGTCGGAAAAGATGGCCGCACCGAGTTCCGTACAGATATTTACAATTATGATCTCACCGCGCGATCTGGCGCACAAAACCTCGCAAAAGCCGGGTTATTAATCCGCTAAACGCAACATTTCTAATGAATTAGTGGTCGTAGAAAATGTAAAACTCAGTCGGGTCCTCTACAGGGCCCGCCGTTGCTGGGTTTTATCGTGCCTTGACTCCCCGGATTCGGGCAGTTATGGTGCGATGGCTGTGCGCAAAAGTGCATATTAAACCATCATTTTATTACCTGTAGACCTGGATATCATGGACAAATTTGACGCTAATCGCCGCAAGCTACTGGCTTTGGGGGGCGTGGCTTTCGGTGCCGCTCTCATGCCTTTGCCGTCGTTTGCCACCCTCTCGACACCACGCCCGCGTATTTTGACTCTCAATAACCTGCATACTGGAGAGTCATTGAAAGCTGAGTTTTTTGATGGCAGAGGCTATATTCAGGATGAATTAGCAAAACTTAATCACTTCTTCCGGGACTACCGGGCGAACAAGATTAAATCCATCGATCCTTCCCTGTTTGACCAACTCTATCGCCTGCAGGGGCTTTTGGGGACTAACAAGCCGGTCCAGCTGGTTTCCGGTTACCGTTCCATCGACACCAATAATGAACTCCGTGCCCACAGCCGTGGTGTAGCGAAAAAAAGCTACCACACCAAAGGCCAGGCGATGGATTTCCATATTGAAGGCGTTTCGTTAAGCAATATTCGCAAAGCAGCATTATCAATGCGGGCAGGTGGTGTAGGATACTACCCCAGCAGCGACTTTGTGCATATTGACACCGGGCCGGTAAGGCACTGGTAAAACAACGGAATCCGGCTTTGTTGTCGGTAATGGAGCAGCATGAACTATCACATTATTCCGGTCACGGCTTTTGCCCAGAACTGTTCTCTTATTTGGTGCAAGGAAACGCAGCAGGCGGCGCTGGTGGATCCCGGCGGCGATGCGGCGCGCATTAAGCAAGAAGTGGCGCAAAAAGGCGTGCAGATTAGCCAAATCCTGTTGACGCATGGTCATCTCGATCACGTTGGCGCGGCGGCTGAGCTGGCGGCACATTACGGCGTGCCCGTTGTGGGGCCGGAAAAAGAAGATGAGTTCTGGCTGCAGGGACTGCCGCAGCAAAGCCGGATGTTTGGCCTCGACGAGTGTCAGCCTTTGACGCCGGACCGCTGGTTAAACGAAGGGGAATGTGTTTCCGTAGGGAATGTAACTTTACAGGTGTTGCATTGTCCGGGGCATACGCCTGGCCATATCGTTTTCTTCGATGCGGACTCTCGTTTACTGATTTCGGGTGATGTTATCTTTAAAGGTGGAGTAGGGCGCAGCGATTTCCCGCGCGGCGATCACGCGGCGTTGATTGAT
It includes:
- a CDS encoding YcbK family protein, which gives rise to MDKFDANRRKLLALGGVAFGAALMPLPSFATLSTPRPRILTLNNLHTGESLKAEFFDGRGYIQDELAKLNHFFRDYRANKIKSIDPSLFDQLYRLQGLLGTNKPVQLVSGYRSIDTNNELRAHSRGVAKKSYHTKGQAMDFHIEGVSLSNIRKAALSMRAGGVGYYPSSDFVHIDTGPVRHW
- a CDS encoding MBL fold metallo-hydrolase, whose product is MNYHIIPVTAFAQNCSLIWCKETQQAALVDPGGDAARIKQEVAQKGVQISQILLTHGHLDHVGAAAELAAHYGVPVVGPEKEDEFWLQGLPQQSRMFGLDECQPLTPDRWLNEGECVSVGNVTLQVLHCPGHTPGHIVFFDADSRLLISGDVIFKGGVGRSDFPRGDHAALIDSIKRKLLPLGDDVTFIPGHGPMSTLGYERLHNPFLQDEQPVW
- the ldtD gene encoding L,D-transpeptidase; this encodes MLLRKVKDFRLSAVGYCLALSFAPLFVAQADEPAVVPSDSSAFQTDRPTELNQPLAQSTATATMAGTLPTNTSTMSAAQSRSQLIAGLPAGYTPVYLNALSAFYAARDMKPMWENRDAVKAFQQQLAEVAIAGIQPQFNQWVELLTDPAVTGMARDVVLSDAMMGYLQFVSGIPIDGNRWLYSSTPYKLKTPPLSVINQWQVAVDQGSLVNFIDSLAPQHPQYAQLHQSLIHLLGDTRPWPQMAGKETLRPGQWSNDVGALREILARTGMLQDKPSGVTSVGDVTISPSAINVEDASPQTGKKKSQGAARGVYSRDLVDGVKRFQQWQGLGSDGAIGQLTRDWLNVTPQQRAALVALNIQRLRLLPDKLETGIMVNIPNYSLVYYLNGNEALASRVIVGRPDRKTPMMSSALNNVVVNPPWNVPPTLARKDILPKVRQNPGYLEQHGYSVIRGWSNNAEMIDPWRVDWSTITENNLPFRFQQKPGTQNSLGRYKFNMPSSDAIYLHDTPNHNLFQKDARALSSGCVRVNKASELANMLLQDAGWNDSRISSTLQEGNTKYVNIRHNIPVNLYYLTAFVGKDGRTEFRTDIYNYDLTARSGAQNLAKAGLLIR
- the mukB gene encoding chromosome partition protein MukB, whose protein sequence is MIERGKFRSLTLVNWNGFFARTFDLDELVTTLSGGNGAGKSTTMAAFVTALIPDLTLLHFRNTTEAGATSGSRDKGLHGKLKAGVCYSTLDVINSRHQRVVVGVRLQQVAGRDRKVDIKPFAIQGLPTSIQPTQLLTETLNERQARVLSLQELKDKVEAIEGVQFKQFNSITDYHSLMFDLGIVARRLRSAADRSKYYRLIEASLYGGISSAITRSLRDYLLPENGGVRKAFQDMEAALRENRMTLEAIRVTQSDRDLFKHLISEATDYVAADYMRHANERRIHLDKALEFRRELLVSRQQLAAEQYKHVDMARELGEHSGAEGDLETDYQAASDHLNLVQTAIRQQEKIERYEADLDELQIRLEEQNEIVAEAHEQQEENEARAEAAELEVDELKSQLADYQQALDVQQTRAIQYQQALQALERARELCHLPDLTADSADEWLDTFKAKEIEATDKLLSLEQKMSVAQAAHSQFEHAYQLVTAISGPVSRSEAWDTARELLRDSSNQRHLAEQVQPLRMRLNELEQRLREQQEAERLLADFCKRQGKQFDPEELEALHEELEERIGALQQTVAEASEQRMALRQELEQIQASIKTLNLRAPRWIAAQTSLTQLCEQSGEQFEASQQVTEYMQQLLERERESTVERDEVGSRKRAVDDEIERLSQPGGAEDPRLNALAERFGGVLLSEIYDDIGLEDAPYFSALYGPSRHAIVVPDLSLVREQLENLEDCPEDLYLIEGDPSSFDDSVFTVEEMDAAVLVKTAERQWRYSRLPELPLFGRAARENRLEALHNERESLAERFATLSFDVQKNQRLHQSFSRFIGQHLGVAFEDDPEAEIRHLNSRRGEIERAINNHENDNQQQRQQFEQAKEGVAQLNRLLPRISLLSDETLADRCDEIQERLDEAEESARFIHQHGNQLIKLEGVASVLQSDPEQFEQLKDDYAHAQQIQRDARQRAFALTEVVQRRAHFSYSDSAAMLDGNSDLNEKLRQRLEQAEVERTRSREALRQHAQQLGQYNQLLASLKSSFDTKKELLTDLHKELQDIGVRADTGAEERARARRDELHTALSNNRSRRNQLEKQLTYCEAEMNNLTRKLKQLERNYFEMREQVVTAKAGWCAVMRMVKDNGVERRLHRRELAYLSGDDLRSMSDKALGALRLAVADNEHLRDVLRLSEDPKRPERKIQFFVAVYQHLRERIRQDIIRTDDPVEAIEQMEIELSRLTEELTSREQKLAISSRSVANIIRKTIQREQNRIRMLNQGLQSVSFGQVKSVRLNVNVREAHATLLNVLSEQHEQHQDLFNSNRLTFSEALAKLYQRLNPQIDMGQRTPQTIGEELLDYRNYLEMEVEVNRGSDGWLRAESGALSTGEAIGTGMSILVMVVQSWEDESQRLRGKDISPCRLLFLDEAARLDAKSIATLFELCERLEMQLIIAAPENISPEKGTTYKLVRKVFQNSEHVHVVGLRGFAAPALPEPQQGSETADAS